The following proteins are encoded in a genomic region of Cryptomeria japonica chromosome 11, Sugi_1.0, whole genome shotgun sequence:
- the LOC131032454 gene encoding WAT1-related protein At1g09380 has protein sequence MADKKKGWCEMYEKAKPVLAMISVQLGFSGMNIVSKVALNKGMPPTVLVFYRHVVATVFLAPVAYFWERKTRPKLTLLTFTEIFIGGFFGATLNHNLYYAGLNYTSATFAVALANILPAVTFVMAIVFRVEKVGIKTLVGQAKVAGTALCVGGAMLMTLYKGVELQLWPSPFHLKKHVATRVNNAQMIKGPLFVVGACISWAVWFILQAKIGQKYSVPYSSTTLMCFSVSIQSAVLVLAFEGTHPSVWAMGWDIRLLTSLYSGIVASAMAFSIMAWCIRKRGPVFVSNFNPLQLIMVAIMGSISLDEKLHLGSVIGSVVIVVGLYAVLWGKAKEAKNTAKIPKVEANLSNTTPPATSHNRDLVNMQHGEDASSQPTTAEVTKNYITIDCSRSVIPGSRNKD, from the exons ATGGCAGATAAGAAAAAGGGTTGGTGTGAGATGTATGAAAAAGCCAAGCCAGTTTTGGCTATGATATCTGTTCAGTTGGGTTTTTCTGGGATGAATATAGTTTCCAAAGTTGCACTCAATAAGGGAATGCCTCCCACTGTTCTGGTGTTCTATAGGCATGTTGTGGCTACTGTTTTCTTAGCTCCTGTTGCTTATTTTTGGGAAAG GAAGACGAGGCCAAAGCTCACTCTCCTGACTTTTACTGAAATTTTTATTGGTGGTTTCTTTGG GGCTACATTGAACCACAATTTGTACTACGCAGGATTGAATTACACTTCAGCTACATTTGCTGTTGCACTGGCCAACATATTACCAGCTGTGACGTTTGTCATGGCTATTGTTTTCCG AGTGGAAAAAGTTGGCATAAAAACCTTGGTGGGTCAAGCAAAGGTGGCAGGCACAGCATTGTGTGTGGGTGGTGCCATGTTAATGACATTATACAAAGGAGTAGAGTTGCAGCTATGGCCATCACCATTCCATTTGAAGAAACACGTTGCAACCCGAGTTAATAATGCACAGATGATAAAGGGCCCTTTGTTTGTGGTGGGCGCTTGTATAAGCTGGGCTGTATGGTTTATTTTACAG GCAAAAATTGGTCAGAAATATTCAGTTCCATACTCTAGCACGACCTTGATGTGTTTTTCTGTCTCCATACAATCTGCTGTGTTAGTCCTAGCTTTTGAAGGCACACATCCCTCAGTTTGGGCTATGGGTTGGGATATCAGGCTTCTCACTTCTCTCTATTCA GGTATTGTGGCATCTGCAATGGCGTTTTCTATCATGGCATGGTGCATTCGCAAAAGGGGACCTGTGTTCGTGTCAAATTTCAACCCATTACAATTAATAATGGTTGCCATCATGGGTTCCATTAGCCTTGATGAAAAGCTCCATTTGGGAAG TGTGATTGGCTCCGTTGTTATCGTGGTGGGCCTATATGCGGTGCTTTGGGGCAAAGCAAAAGAAGCAAAAAACACAGCCAAGATTCCAAAGGTGGAGGCCAATCTCTCTAATACAACCCCCCCTGCAACTTCACACAATAGAGATTTAGTCAACATGCAACATGGTGAGGATGCATCAAGCCAGCCAACAACAGCAGAAGTAACTAAGAACTACATAACTATTGATTGCTCTCGCAGTGTCATTCCAGGCTCTCGTAATAAGGACTAA